Proteins encoded within one genomic window of Mycolicibacterium monacense:
- a CDS encoding SDR family oxidoreductase, which translates to MVDSSTSGDVGSYPKVVLVTGACRFLGGYLIARLAQNPLINHVIAVDAIAPSKDLLRRMGRAEFVRADIRNPFIAKVIRNGDVDTVVHAAAASYAPRAGGRAALKELNVMGAIQLFAACQKAPAVRRVILKSTSEVYGSSPRDPVMFTEDSDARRPPGEGFARDSIDIEGYARGLGRRRPDIGVTILRLANMIGPAMDTALSRYLAGPVVPTVLGQDPRLQLLHEQDALGALERATTAGKSGTFNIGASGIIMMSQAIRRSGRVALPVPRSALSLVDSLRRATRYTELDREQLNYLSYGRVMDTTRMREVLEYHPKWTTAEAFDDYVRGRGLTPIVDPRWVRSVEDRAVGVAQRWGR; encoded by the coding sequence GTGGTGGATTCGAGCACCTCGGGCGACGTCGGTTCGTACCCGAAGGTGGTCCTGGTCACCGGGGCGTGCCGGTTCCTCGGCGGCTATCTGATCGCGCGGTTGGCGCAGAACCCCTTGATCAACCATGTGATCGCGGTCGACGCGATCGCGCCGAGCAAGGATCTGCTGCGGCGAATGGGCCGCGCCGAGTTCGTCCGCGCGGACATTCGTAATCCGTTCATCGCCAAGGTGATTCGCAACGGCGATGTGGACACGGTGGTACACGCGGCCGCCGCGTCGTACGCCCCGCGCGCAGGTGGCCGGGCCGCGTTGAAAGAACTCAACGTGATGGGCGCGATCCAGCTCTTCGCCGCCTGCCAGAAGGCGCCTGCGGTACGGCGGGTGATCCTGAAGTCCACCTCGGAGGTGTACGGCTCGAGTCCGCGCGACCCGGTGATGTTCACCGAGGACAGCGACGCGCGCCGGCCACCCGGCGAGGGCTTCGCCCGCGACAGCATCGACATCGAGGGCTACGCCCGCGGCCTCGGGAGGCGCCGCCCCGACATCGGGGTCACCATCCTGCGGCTGGCCAACATGATCGGGCCGGCGATGGACACCGCCCTGTCGCGGTATCTGGCCGGACCCGTCGTCCCGACGGTGCTCGGACAGGACCCGCGGCTGCAGCTGCTGCACGAACAGGACGCACTGGGTGCGCTGGAACGCGCGACGACGGCGGGTAAGTCCGGCACGTTCAACATCGGCGCCTCCGGAATCATCATGATGAGCCAGGCGATCCGGCGTTCGGGCCGGGTCGCGCTGCCGGTCCCGCGTTCGGCTCTTTCGCTCGTGGACTCCTTGCGACGGGCAACCCGATACACTGAGCTCGATCGGGAGCAGCTGAACTATCTGAGCTACGGCCGGGTCATGGACACCACTCGCATGCGCGAAGTCCTCGAATACCACCCGAAGTGGACCACGGCGGAGGCTTTCGACGACTACGTGCGTGGCCGTGGATTGACGCCCATCGTCGATCCACGGTGGGTACGGTCGGTGGAAGACCGCGCCGTGGGGGTGGCGCAACGGTGGGGACGTTAG
- a CDS encoding 30S ribosomal protein bS22, giving the protein MGSVIKKRRKRMSKKKHRKLLRRTRVQRRKLGK; this is encoded by the coding sequence ATGGGTTCAGTCATCAAGAAGCGGCGTAAGCGCATGTCGAAGAAGAAGCACCGCAAGCTGCTTCGTCGGACACGGGTGCAGCGCAGAAAACTCGGTAAGTAG